A stretch of the Corythoichthys intestinalis isolate RoL2023-P3 chromosome 22, ASM3026506v1, whole genome shotgun sequence genome encodes the following:
- the LOC130910725 gene encoding tapasin-like isoform X1, giving the protein MDRMRKKEENVWKRWEEPKMGSVDKKAGSSHSCPALECWYINEKAKGGLTSPPSQDKSLLHIWTEGQHADMPQESSDPSIQRIYTVADPAATLCHDSPRGSISKPFCELSRFQPQSSTIEWAASLTRDNSPIYLEADWYSAAVEGMDGRHGTSSIMRASTGTNKLDVVLSVTTKTLVMQSRLGEPVTLDCQFWADPASPLYESNFAVEWRYQSRGNGRLLLAYDGKADRLSEMPEEGTVMNFEGLHRNGNASLTLQKAQVNHTGMYICMVYLPHLLAQITMQLEIVEPPSLSIQPSPLPLPHPGQTLTVQCVASGFAPHSLELSWELKGPDGKTRSLGGGRLSGHRQSWDGTFSQDARLELNLSDPELASGGEVICVAVHPGGTRRTSVPLRVIGFSSPSIEDSMAMVGVALVLYGLIKFVSWTFIPSGSNEAEGTDKASLFHNLILKQNVLFDLIFNFLQKEK; this is encoded by the exons ATggacagaatgaggaaaaaagaggagaatgtgtggaaaagatGGGAGGAACCAAAGATGGGGAGCGTGGATAAAAAag CCGGAAGCAGCCACTCCTGTCCAGCGCTGGAATGCTGGTATATTAACGAAAAGGCTAAAGGAGGTCTAACATCGCCCCCCAGCCAGGACAAGTCCCTGCTTCACATCTGGACAGAAGGCCAACATGCTGACATGCCACAAGAGTCGTCTGACCCCAGCATCCAGAGAATCTACACAGTTGCTG ATCCGGCAGCAACGCTGTGTCACGACTCACCCAGAGGCTCAATCAGTAAGCCCTTTTGTGAGCTTAGCCGTTTTCAGCCGCAGTCTTCCACCATCGAATGGGCTGCCTCGCTCACAAGGGACAACAGCCCCATATACCTCGAAGCCGACTGGTATTCTGCTGCTGTTGAAGGAATGGATGGACGGCACGGTACATCCAGCATCATGCGCGCGTCCACCGGAACCAACAAACTGGACG TGGTCCTCAGTGTAACCACCAAAACACTAGTGATGCAATCCAGACTAGGGGAGCCAGTGACGCTGGACTGCCAATTCTGGGCCGACCCCGCTTCTCCACTGTACGAGTCGAACTTTGCCGTGGAGTGGCGCTACCAGTCTCGAGGCAACGGCCGTCTGCTCCTGGCTTACGACGGCAAGGCAGACCGGCTGTCTGAAATGCCAGAGGAAGGCACCGTGATGAACTTTGAAGGGCTACACCGTAATGGAAATGCATCCCTGACGCTGCAGAAAGCCCAAGTAAACCACACTGGAATGTACATCTGTATGGTGTATCTGCCGCACCTTCTGGCTCAGATCACCATGCAGCTGGAGATCGTAG AACCACCCTCTCTGTCCATCCAACCGTCCCCGCTGCCTCTCCCTCATCCCGGGCAGACTTTAACGGTCCAGTGCGTGGCCTCAGGCTTTGCCCCCCATTCCTTGGAGCTGAGCTGGGAGTTGAAAGGCCCAGATGGGAAGACCCGTTCACTGGGAGGCGGCCGCCTCTCTGGCCACAGGCAGTCCTGGGATGGCACTTTCAGCCAGGATGCACGGCTGGAGCTCAATTTGTCTGATCCGGAGCTGGCCAGCGGAGGCGAGGTTATCTGTGTCGCGGTGCATCCCGGGGGTACACGGCGTACCAGCGTGCCCCTTAGGGTCATTG GTTTCAGCTCGCCATCAATTGAAGACTCCATGGCAATGGTGGGTGTGGCCTTGGTTCTCTACGGTCTCATCAAGTTCGTCTCTTGGACCTTCATCCCTTCAG GTTCAAATGAGGCAGAGGGAACAGACAAGGCAAGTTTATTTcacaatttaattttaaaacaaaatgttcTGTTTGACTTAATTTTCAACTTCCTGCAGAAAGAGAAGTGA
- the LOC130910725 gene encoding tapasin-like isoform X2 gives MMNFWAICSIFLFTFGRFFQAGSSHSCPALECWYINEKAKGGLTSPPSQDKSLLHIWTEGQHADMPQESSDPSIQRIYTVADPAATLCHDSPRGSISKPFCELSRFQPQSSTIEWAASLTRDNSPIYLEADWYSAAVEGMDGRHGTSSIMRASTGTNKLDVVLSVTTKTLVMQSRLGEPVTLDCQFWADPASPLYESNFAVEWRYQSRGNGRLLLAYDGKADRLSEMPEEGTVMNFEGLHRNGNASLTLQKAQVNHTGMYICMVYLPHLLAQITMQLEIVEPPSLSIQPSPLPLPHPGQTLTVQCVASGFAPHSLELSWELKGPDGKTRSLGGGRLSGHRQSWDGTFSQDARLELNLSDPELASGGEVICVAVHPGGTRRTSVPLRVIGFSSPSIEDSMAMVGVALVLYGLIKFVSWTFIPSGSNEAEGTDKASLFHNLILKQNVLFDLIFNFLQKEK, from the exons ATGATGAATTTTTGGGCCATTTGTAGCATCTTCCTCTTTACGTTTGGCCGCTTCTTCCAAG CCGGAAGCAGCCACTCCTGTCCAGCGCTGGAATGCTGGTATATTAACGAAAAGGCTAAAGGAGGTCTAACATCGCCCCCCAGCCAGGACAAGTCCCTGCTTCACATCTGGACAGAAGGCCAACATGCTGACATGCCACAAGAGTCGTCTGACCCCAGCATCCAGAGAATCTACACAGTTGCTG ATCCGGCAGCAACGCTGTGTCACGACTCACCCAGAGGCTCAATCAGTAAGCCCTTTTGTGAGCTTAGCCGTTTTCAGCCGCAGTCTTCCACCATCGAATGGGCTGCCTCGCTCACAAGGGACAACAGCCCCATATACCTCGAAGCCGACTGGTATTCTGCTGCTGTTGAAGGAATGGATGGACGGCACGGTACATCCAGCATCATGCGCGCGTCCACCGGAACCAACAAACTGGACG TGGTCCTCAGTGTAACCACCAAAACACTAGTGATGCAATCCAGACTAGGGGAGCCAGTGACGCTGGACTGCCAATTCTGGGCCGACCCCGCTTCTCCACTGTACGAGTCGAACTTTGCCGTGGAGTGGCGCTACCAGTCTCGAGGCAACGGCCGTCTGCTCCTGGCTTACGACGGCAAGGCAGACCGGCTGTCTGAAATGCCAGAGGAAGGCACCGTGATGAACTTTGAAGGGCTACACCGTAATGGAAATGCATCCCTGACGCTGCAGAAAGCCCAAGTAAACCACACTGGAATGTACATCTGTATGGTGTATCTGCCGCACCTTCTGGCTCAGATCACCATGCAGCTGGAGATCGTAG AACCACCCTCTCTGTCCATCCAACCGTCCCCGCTGCCTCTCCCTCATCCCGGGCAGACTTTAACGGTCCAGTGCGTGGCCTCAGGCTTTGCCCCCCATTCCTTGGAGCTGAGCTGGGAGTTGAAAGGCCCAGATGGGAAGACCCGTTCACTGGGAGGCGGCCGCCTCTCTGGCCACAGGCAGTCCTGGGATGGCACTTTCAGCCAGGATGCACGGCTGGAGCTCAATTTGTCTGATCCGGAGCTGGCCAGCGGAGGCGAGGTTATCTGTGTCGCGGTGCATCCCGGGGGTACACGGCGTACCAGCGTGCCCCTTAGGGTCATTG GTTTCAGCTCGCCATCAATTGAAGACTCCATGGCAATGGTGGGTGTGGCCTTGGTTCTCTACGGTCTCATCAAGTTCGTCTCTTGGACCTTCATCCCTTCAG GTTCAAATGAGGCAGAGGGAACAGACAAGGCAAGTTTATTTcacaatttaattttaaaacaaaatgttcTGTTTGACTTAATTTTCAACTTCCTGCAGAAAGAGAAGTGA